From the genome of Nitrosomonas sp., one region includes:
- a CDS encoding cysteine desulfurase gives MTLNYFDHNATTRVDDAVMEAMLPYFQQEFGNASSRHEYGMTARRAIDRAREQVAAAVGVQPVQVIFTSGGSEANNLFIRGAADSLKADHIFISAIEHPCVLKPAQALAQRSAERWTLHRLAVSQHGQIDVNAAREAMTAQKPVLVSVMLANNETGVIQDVASIAEITRDQNKHAYIHTDAVQGLGKIAVDFAALNVHAMTLSAHKIYGPKGAAALIVDKRLLLKPLIYGGGHENGLRSGTENVPAIVGFGVACERVTARMTETAQHVAQLRERLEQGLVAMGAEIFGAGAARIPNTTYFSLPDVEGDTLVVKLDKAGFAVASGAACSSVNPGQSHVLEAMRVDPLLARCAVRISFGHSNTMAQVEAFLSAMKSIVDALRSMSSLSF, from the coding sequence ATGACACTGAACTATTTTGACCATAATGCCACTACACGGGTGGATGACGCGGTGATGGAGGCGATGCTGCCTTATTTTCAGCAGGAATTCGGCAATGCGTCCAGCCGCCATGAATACGGTATGACCGCACGGCGGGCAATCGACAGGGCGCGTGAGCAAGTGGCGGCGGCTGTCGGCGTTCAACCGGTACAGGTGATTTTTACCAGCGGCGGCTCCGAAGCCAATAACCTGTTCATCCGGGGCGCCGCAGACAGTTTGAAAGCGGATCATATTTTCATCAGTGCAATTGAGCATCCTTGCGTACTGAAGCCAGCACAGGCTTTGGCGCAGCGGTCTGCAGAGCGCTGGACCCTGCACCGGCTGGCAGTAAGCCAACACGGCCAGATTGATGTAAATGCGGCACGCGAAGCGATGACGGCGCAGAAACCGGTGCTGGTTTCGGTGATGCTGGCGAATAACGAAACCGGAGTGATACAGGATGTCGCGTCTATTGCTGAAATTACGCGCGATCAGAACAAGCACGCATATATTCATACCGATGCAGTGCAGGGACTGGGTAAAATTGCGGTTGATTTTGCCGCGCTCAACGTACATGCGATGACGTTATCGGCGCATAAAATTTATGGGCCTAAAGGTGCAGCCGCCTTGATCGTCGACAAGCGTTTGTTATTAAAACCGTTGATTTATGGGGGAGGCCATGAGAACGGATTGCGTTCCGGTACAGAAAATGTCCCGGCAATAGTCGGTTTTGGGGTGGCCTGCGAACGGGTAACAGCGCGTATGACCGAAACTGCGCAGCATGTTGCGCAATTGCGAGAAAGGCTGGAACAGGGGCTGGTTGCAATGGGTGCGGAAATTTTTGGCGCCGGTGCCGCACGTATTCCGAACACCACTTATTTTTCCCTGCCCGATGTGGAAGGCGACACACTGGTCGTGAAACTGGACAAGGCGGGATTTGCCGTTGCCAGTGGCGCGGCCTGTTCCAGTGTCAACCCGGGACAAAGTCATGTACTCGAAGCGATGCGGGTTGATCCGCTTTTGGCGCGTTGTGCTGTGCGCATCAGTTTCGGGCACAGTAATACCATGGCGCAGGTTGAAGCATTTCTGTCGGCGATGAAAAGTATTGTGGACGCGTTAAGAAGCATGAGCAGTCTTTCATTCTGA
- a CDS encoding nucleotidyltransferase substrate binding protein, whose product MFCFVLFALPMIDYSHFRMSFMHLELQFENYLSLDSVLPVLTQEAVAESVIQRFETCYDCMWKILRRYLFEFNYLE is encoded by the coding sequence TTGTTTTGTTTTGTTTTGTTTGCTTTGCCCATGATCGATTACAGTCATTTCCGGATGTCGTTTATGCATCTGGAATTGCAATTTGAAAACTATCTGTCGCTTGATTCCGTGTTGCCGGTATTGACACAGGAAGCCGTGGCAGAATCGGTGATCCAGCGTTTTGAGACCTGTTACGATTGCATGTGGAAGATTCTGAGGCGGTATTTATTTGAGTTTAATTATCTGGAATGA
- a CDS encoding DNA-3-methyladenine glycosylase has translation MTPAYWTRATLELTARDEVMGRLIQRFDDIALKTRGNAFSTLARSIVGQQISVKAAESVWQKVIAAIPEISPHTIHAAEEDLLRACGLSLRKITYLKDLSRHFHEGVLDVTGWNAMSDEALITQLVQVKGIGRWTAEMFLIFHMLRPDVLPLDDIGLQRAISQHYFASQPVGKKAIQELAKTWQPWRSVATWYLWRSLDPLPVEY, from the coding sequence ATGACGCCTGCTTATTGGACCCGAGCTACACTGGAATTGACTGCGCGAGATGAAGTCATGGGCCGGTTGATTCAGCGTTTTGACGATATTGCGCTCAAAACGCGCGGAAATGCTTTTTCAACGCTGGCACGATCAATCGTGGGTCAACAGATATCCGTCAAGGCTGCAGAAAGTGTCTGGCAAAAAGTGATTGCCGCTATTCCTGAAATTTCGCCGCATACGATTCATGCTGCGGAAGAAGACTTGCTCCGTGCCTGCGGTTTGTCGCTCAGAAAAATAACTTACCTAAAGGATTTATCACGGCATTTCCATGAGGGTGTCCTCGATGTGACCGGATGGAATGCGATGAGTGATGAAGCCCTGATCACGCAACTGGTCCAGGTCAAAGGCATAGGCCGGTGGACCGCCGAAATGTTCCTGATTTTTCATATGTTGCGCCCGGATGTTTTGCCGCTGGACGACATCGGCTTGCAGCGTGCGATCAGTCAGCATTATTTTGCGTCCCAACCGGTAGGTAAGAAAGCCATTCAGGAATTGGCGAAAACCTGGCAACCCTGGCGCTCGGTGGCAACCTGGTACTTGTGGCGCAGTCTGGATCCGTTGCCGGTGGAGTATTGA
- the trxA gene encoding thioredoxin TrxA → MSQHIHYVTDANFETEVLQSSLPVLVDYWAEWCGPCKMIAPILDEIASEYDGRLKVAKLNIDENQVTPPKYGIRGIPTLMLFKDGNIEATKVGALSKSQLTAFVDSHL, encoded by the coding sequence ATGAGCCAGCATATTCATTACGTTACTGATGCAAATTTTGAAACCGAAGTTTTACAGTCATCGCTGCCTGTTTTGGTTGATTACTGGGCTGAATGGTGCGGTCCGTGCAAAATGATTGCCCCGATTTTAGACGAAATTGCCAGTGAATATGATGGACGCCTCAAGGTTGCCAAGTTGAATATTGATGAAAACCAGGTTACACCGCCCAAATACGGCATTCGGGGCATTCCGACATTAATGCTGTTCAAGGACGGCAACATAGAAGCAACAAAAGTCGGCGCGTTATCAAAATCTCAATTAACCGCGTTTGTTGACAGCCATCTTTAA
- the rho gene encoding transcription termination factor Rho — translation MRLSDLKHLHVTELVKMATANEIDGANRMRKQDLIFALLKNQAKKGESIYGQGTLEVLQDGFGFLRSPDTSYLAGPDDIYISPSQIRRFNLHTGDSIDGEIRPPKDGERYFALVKVDKVNNEPPENSKHKILFENLTPLFPTDPLKLERDIKAEENITGRIIDLIAPIGKGQRGLLVASPKSGKTVMLQHIAHSIAANYPDVILMVLLIDERPEEVTDMIRSVRGEVVSSTFDESAMRHVQVADMVIEKAKRLVEHKKDVVILLDSITRLARAYNTVAPASGKVLTGGVDANALQRPKRFFGAARNIEEGGSLTIIATALIDTGSRMDDVIYEEFKGTGNMEIHLDRRMAEKRMYPAINVNRSGTRREELLIEPDVLQKIWVLRKLLHPMDDMDAMAFLLDKIKATKNNSDFFDSMRRV, via the coding sequence ATGCGCTTATCCGATCTTAAACATCTTCATGTTACCGAACTCGTTAAAATGGCCACCGCCAATGAAATTGATGGGGCCAACAGAATGCGAAAACAGGACCTGATTTTCGCATTATTGAAAAATCAGGCAAAAAAAGGTGAAAGTATTTACGGCCAGGGTACGCTGGAAGTTTTACAGGACGGTTTTGGCTTTCTGCGTTCACCAGATACCTCGTATCTTGCCGGACCGGATGATATTTATATTTCACCAAGCCAGATCAGACGTTTTAATCTTCATACGGGTGATTCGATAGACGGTGAAATCCGTCCACCCAAGGATGGTGAGCGATATTTTGCCTTGGTTAAAGTCGACAAAGTCAACAACGAACCGCCTGAAAATTCGAAGCATAAAATTCTGTTCGAGAATCTGACGCCTCTATTCCCGACGGATCCCTTAAAACTCGAACGCGATATCAAAGCGGAAGAAAATATTACCGGCCGCATCATCGATCTGATTGCACCCATAGGCAAAGGGCAACGCGGCTTACTGGTAGCCAGTCCGAAATCGGGTAAAACAGTCATGCTTCAGCATATCGCGCACTCTATTGCCGCCAATTATCCGGATGTGATTCTCATGGTGCTGCTCATCGATGAACGCCCCGAAGAAGTCACGGACATGATCCGTTCGGTCAGAGGCGAGGTAGTGTCCTCCACGTTTGACGAATCAGCCATGCGTCATGTACAGGTGGCCGACATGGTCATAGAAAAAGCCAAACGCCTGGTGGAACATAAAAAAGATGTCGTCATCCTGCTCGACTCAATCACACGCCTTGCACGTGCCTATAACACGGTCGCTCCGGCGTCTGGGAAGGTATTGACCGGCGGTGTCGACGCTAACGCGCTGCAACGGCCCAAACGCTTTTTTGGCGCCGCGCGCAATATTGAAGAAGGCGGCTCGCTAACCATTATTGCCACAGCACTGATCGATACCGGTTCGCGCATGGATGATGTGATCTATGAAGAATTCAAAGGCACCGGTAACATGGAGATACATCTCGACCGTCGCATGGCAGAAAAACGCATGTACCCTGCCATCAACGTCAACCGTTCCGGAACACGCCGGGAAGAGTTATTGATCGAACCCGATGTGCTGCAAAAAATCTGGGTTTTGCGTAAATTGCTGCATCCCATGGATGACATGGATGCCATGGCATTCCTGCTGGATAAAATCAAGGCAACCAAAAACAACTCCGATTTCTTTGATTCCATGAGAAGAGTGTAA
- a CDS encoding aconitate hydratase yields the protein MTHNLFNSLQDLTISEGKSAKYYSLPALEKIGLGKISRLPVCIRIILESVLRNCDGKKITEAHVRQLADWQPDAARTHEIPFVVSRIVLQDFTGVPLLVDLAAMRSAAKKLGKDPELIEPLVPVDLVVDHSIQVDHYGNKDALKLNMEIEFERNHERYQFIKWGMQAFDTFKVIPPGIGIVHQVNLEYLAHGVHEKNGVVYPDTLVGTDSHTTMINGIGVVGWGVGGIEAEAGMLGQPVYFLTPDVVGVNLTGQLCEGVTATDLVLTITEMLRREKVVGKFVEFFGEGTASLTLPDRATIANMAPEYGATMGFFPVDDATIEYFKGTGRSDEEITAFQRYFQAQEMYGIPRSGDIDYSRVLQLDLNTVSPSLAGPKRPQDRIDLAQLKTRFNELLSKPVADGGFGKQAGDLNHRYPIRPLESDAQVCTQLDTTIPDESCLENNSDRHVTEMVSNHPTPDTVDIPANKFDRAVDLGHGDVLVAAITSCTNTSNPSVLIAAGLLAKKAVEKGLLVKRHIKTSLAPGSRVVTNYLTATGLLPYLEKLGFSIAGYGCTTCIGNTGPLAEPIEEAIVKNDLVCSAVLSGNRNFEARIHTNIRANFLASPPLVVAYAIAGTMLKDLAHEPLGTDAQNNPVWLKDIWPSSAEIQALMKFATRADTFRELYSDLTKDHPLWNTISSTTGETYNWPSSTYIAEPPFFDHFSLQPIDTGSMSDIKGACALGIFGDSVTTDHISPAGAIKADSPAGEYLQANQVSRAEFNSYGSRRGNHEVMMRGTFANVRIRNLMVPGSEGGVTLYQSESLPAEEMSIYDAAMKYQSNGKPTVVFGGKEYGTGSSRDWAAKGTQLLGVKAVIAASYERIHRSNLIGMGVLPLQFKNNEDTQSLGITGVEKFDILGLDNLQPQQDITLVIHRQDGTKKETQVLCRIDTAIEVDYYRHGGILPYVLRELLNKR from the coding sequence ATGACCCACAATCTGTTTAACAGCCTGCAAGATCTGACGATTTCCGAAGGCAAAAGCGCCAAATACTATTCCCTGCCTGCACTGGAAAAAATTGGTCTTGGCAAAATTTCACGCTTACCGGTCTGCATCCGGATTATTCTTGAATCCGTGCTGCGCAATTGTGATGGCAAAAAAATTACTGAAGCGCATGTCCGGCAGCTGGCTGACTGGCAACCTGATGCCGCCAGGACGCACGAAATTCCATTTGTTGTTTCGCGTATTGTACTGCAGGACTTTACCGGCGTTCCTTTACTGGTTGATCTGGCGGCAATGCGCAGTGCGGCCAAAAAACTGGGCAAAGATCCGGAATTGATCGAACCGCTTGTTCCCGTAGATCTGGTCGTCGATCATTCCATTCAGGTTGACCATTATGGCAACAAAGATGCACTCAAGCTTAATATGGAAATTGAATTTGAACGGAATCATGAGCGCTACCAGTTTATCAAGTGGGGCATGCAGGCGTTCGATACATTCAAGGTTATTCCACCGGGCATAGGCATCGTCCATCAGGTCAATCTGGAATATCTGGCGCACGGTGTACACGAAAAAAACGGCGTTGTATATCCTGATACCCTCGTAGGCACCGACTCGCATACCACCATGATCAACGGTATCGGCGTTGTCGGCTGGGGCGTCGGTGGCATAGAAGCCGAAGCAGGCATGCTTGGACAACCGGTTTATTTCCTGACACCGGATGTCGTCGGGGTTAATTTGACCGGGCAACTATGCGAGGGCGTCACCGCCACCGATCTGGTGCTCACAATCACCGAAATGCTGCGCCGCGAAAAGGTTGTCGGCAAATTTGTTGAATTTTTCGGCGAGGGCACCGCCTCGCTGACACTGCCCGACCGCGCCACCATTGCCAATATGGCCCCGGAATATGGCGCAACCATGGGCTTTTTCCCCGTCGATGACGCGACAATCGAATATTTTAAAGGAACGGGGCGCAGCGATGAAGAAATTACTGCATTCCAGCGTTATTTTCAGGCGCAGGAAATGTACGGCATTCCACGCTCCGGCGACATTGACTACAGCCGTGTTCTGCAACTTGACTTGAATACTGTGTCGCCTTCGCTGGCCGGCCCCAAAAGGCCACAGGACCGTATCGATCTGGCCCAGCTCAAAACCAGATTCAACGAACTGCTCAGCAAGCCGGTGGCCGATGGCGGTTTTGGCAAGCAAGCCGGCGATCTGAATCACCGTTACCCCATCCGCCCATTGGAATCGGATGCACAAGTATGCACACAGCTCGACACAACCATTCCGGATGAAAGTTGTCTGGAAAACAACTCCGACCGTCATGTCACTGAAATGGTCAGCAACCATCCGACACCGGATACCGTTGACATTCCGGCCAATAAATTTGACAGGGCTGTCGATCTTGGTCATGGCGATGTCCTGGTTGCGGCCATCACTTCATGCACTAATACATCAAACCCGAGCGTGTTGATTGCAGCAGGTCTATTGGCCAAGAAAGCTGTCGAAAAAGGACTGCTGGTAAAACGCCATATCAAAACATCGCTGGCGCCCGGTTCCAGAGTAGTGACAAACTATCTTACGGCAACAGGCCTGCTGCCTTATCTGGAAAAACTCGGTTTCAGTATCGCCGGTTATGGCTGCACCACCTGCATAGGCAATACAGGTCCGCTGGCCGAGCCCATTGAAGAAGCAATCGTCAAGAACGATCTGGTCTGCTCCGCCGTGCTTTCAGGCAACCGTAATTTTGAAGCGCGTATTCATACCAATATCCGCGCAAATTTCCTGGCTTCCCCGCCTTTGGTTGTTGCTTATGCCATCGCCGGTACAATGTTGAAAGATCTCGCACACGAACCACTGGGAACAGATGCGCAAAACAATCCAGTCTGGCTGAAGGATATCTGGCCAAGCAGCGCGGAAATACAGGCGCTGATGAAGTTCGCAACCCGCGCCGATACATTCCGCGAACTTTACAGCGATTTGACCAAGGATCACCCGCTGTGGAACACGATATCCTCAACCACCGGAGAAACCTACAACTGGCCATCTTCGACCTATATCGCAGAACCCCCGTTTTTTGATCATTTTTCTCTACAACCGATTGATACAGGCAGCATGAGCGATATCAAAGGCGCCTGTGCACTGGGCATATTTGGCGATTCAGTTACGACTGACCATATCAGCCCGGCCGGCGCAATCAAGGCCGATTCTCCAGCCGGCGAATATTTACAGGCAAATCAGGTATCACGAGCGGAATTTAACAGTTATGGTTCGCGCCGTGGCAACCATGAAGTCATGATGCGCGGCACTTTCGCCAATGTACGTATCCGCAATCTTATGGTACCCGGAAGCGAAGGCGGCGTTACACTATATCAATCGGAAAGCCTGCCTGCAGAAGAAATGAGCATTTATGATGCTGCAATGAAGTATCAATCAAACGGCAAACCCACTGTTGTATTCGGCGGCAAAGAATACGGCACCGGTTCAAGCCGGGACTGGGCGGCGAAAGGCACGCAATTACTCGGCGTCAAGGCCGTGATTGCAGCCAGTTATGAACGCATCCACCGCAGCAATCTGATTGGCATGGGCGTACTGCCGCTGCAATTCAAAAATAACGAAGATACACAATCACTTGGCATCACAGGTGTCGAAAAATTTGACATACTCGGCCTGGACAATTTGCAACCACAGCAGGATATCACACTTGTCATTCATCGACAGGATGGTACGAAAAAAGAAACCCAGGTGTTATGCCGTATCGATACCGCAATTGAAGTTGACTACTACCGGCATGGTGGAATACTCCCTTATGTGCTCAGGGAGCTGCTCAATAAGCGTTGA
- a CDS encoding PEP-CTERM sorting domain-containing protein, with product MKNTVLKATVAAIVGLSMASVANAALISGGIGLSGNYTPVDSLGAPSGGNLLNADGFDIGNAIVSTTSGDFSAEGLSFGDTVNHNDFYFNPPNTPVAPLWTTTTGTTGDFSFDLNTLYVDVQTATQVNLSGMGILHHPSFEDTKGTWTFTANSLGQGTFTWSSSNAVPEPSILALIGLGMLGFVGSRRLRKA from the coding sequence ATGAAAAATACAGTTTTAAAAGCAACGGTAGCAGCAATTGTTGGTCTATCAATGGCGAGTGTAGCGAATGCTGCGTTAATTTCAGGCGGAATTGGGTTAAGTGGTAACTATACCCCTGTTGATAGTTTAGGCGCCCCAAGCGGGGGAAATCTTTTAAATGCGGACGGATTTGATATTGGCAATGCCATTGTCAGCACAACATCAGGCGATTTTAGTGCGGAAGGACTGTCATTTGGCGATACGGTTAATCATAACGATTTTTACTTTAATCCGCCAAATACACCAGTTGCTCCACTTTGGACGACAACTACGGGTACGACTGGAGACTTTAGCTTTGATTTGAATACGTTATATGTAGACGTTCAAACTGCAACTCAGGTTAATCTGTCTGGTATGGGTATATTACATCATCCGAGTTTTGAAGATACAAAAGGAACTTGGACATTTACAGCAAATTCTTTAGGCCAAGGAACATTTACATGGTCTTCATCTAATGCTGTTCCTGAGCCATCAATTCTTGCGTTAATCGGACTCGGAATGTTGGGATTTGTCGGAAGCCGCCGTCTGAGAAAGGCCTAA
- a CDS encoding CDP-archaeol synthase, producing the protein MDESLPHLLALVITANGAPIALRYLAGHKMAYPVDFHIYFIDQKRLFGNTKTWRGLMASLLLTCPAAVLLDYDLKTGFLIAAGAMSGDLLSSFIKRRLNMRPSSMAPLLDQVPESLIPALLVMHSFHLTAHTIIYLVILFFVLE; encoded by the coding sequence ATGGATGAATCACTCCCGCACCTTCTCGCACTGGTTATCACAGCAAACGGCGCACCGATAGCACTCCGGTATCTGGCCGGTCATAAAATGGCTTATCCGGTAGATTTTCACATTTATTTTATTGATCAAAAACGGCTTTTCGGAAACACCAAGACCTGGCGCGGGCTGATGGCTTCATTGTTGCTAACCTGTCCGGCAGCGGTGTTGCTCGATTACGATTTAAAAACCGGTTTTTTAATTGCAGCCGGGGCCATGAGTGGCGATCTGCTGTCAAGCTTTATTAAGCGGCGGCTGAATATGCGGCCAAGCTCAATGGCGCCGCTTCTGGATCAAGTCCCGGAATCGTTAATTCCGGCTTTACTTGTGATGCATAGTTTTCATTTAACGGCACATACCATCATTTATCTGGTCATTCTATTTTTTGTGCTTGAATAA
- a CDS encoding helix-turn-helix transcriptional regulator codes for MIQIDRMRSPCPIANALEIVGDKWTLLILRDAFSGKNIYSEFQASPEGIPTNILADRLKRLVSFDILKKTPYQQHPVRFSYHLTEKGRSLAPLLKEISNWGLTHISQTDAKIKIDWQA; via the coding sequence ATGATACAGATTGACCGCATGCGGTCGCCTTGTCCGATTGCCAATGCACTGGAAATTGTGGGCGACAAATGGACATTACTGATCTTGCGCGACGCATTTTCAGGAAAAAATATTTACAGTGAATTTCAGGCTTCACCCGAGGGTATCCCGACCAATATACTGGCGGATCGGTTAAAGCGACTGGTTTCATTCGATATCCTGAAAAAAACACCCTACCAGCAACACCCGGTGCGCTTTTCCTACCATCTGACAGAGAAAGGACGCTCACTTGCCCCGCTACTCAAGGAAATATCGAACTGGGGTTTAACCCATATTTCGCAAACCGATGCAAAAATAAAAATAGATTGGCAAGCTTAA
- a CDS encoding sulfite exporter TauE/SafE family protein yields MDFFIVCLATMVASALTLFSGFGLGTLLMPVIALFFPLETAIAMTAMVHLANNFFKTGLLGKHADRQVLLRFGLPAIIAAFAGATLMTWLSDIRPIYEYQAFGNALQVSPLKLVIGLLIIFFVTIELSPRFSKIVLDRKYLSVGGMISGFFGGLSGHQGAFRSMFLLKAGLSKETFIATGIAIAVMVDLSRMVIYGLDISIQQKQLE; encoded by the coding sequence ATGGATTTTTTCATTGTCTGCCTGGCCACAATGGTTGCCTCTGCACTGACATTGTTTTCCGGTTTCGGGCTTGGCACACTGCTGATGCCTGTAATCGCGCTATTCTTCCCGCTCGAAACCGCGATTGCCATGACGGCCATGGTTCATCTGGCAAATAATTTTTTTAAAACCGGTCTGCTCGGAAAACATGCCGACCGGCAAGTACTCCTGCGTTTTGGTCTACCCGCGATTATCGCTGCTTTTGCGGGCGCCACGCTCATGACCTGGCTAAGCGATATCCGCCCCATCTATGAATACCAGGCTTTTGGCAACGCACTTCAGGTTTCGCCACTTAAACTGGTTATCGGACTACTGATTATTTTCTTCGTCACGATCGAATTATCGCCACGCTTCTCAAAAATCGTTTTAGACCGCAAATACCTGTCTGTTGGCGGCATGATCAGCGGTTTTTTCGGCGGACTATCCGGCCATCAGGGTGCATTCCGAAGTATGTTTTTGCTAAAAGCCGGCCTCAGTAAAGAAACATTTATCGCCACCGGAATTGCTATTGCCGTTATGGTTGATTTGTCACGCATGGTGATTTATGGTCTGGACATTTCAATACAACAGAAGCAACTTGAATAG
- a CDS encoding IS5 family transposase, translating into MLTPSKTFHQPSLFETDLLLQLDPSDPLLKLSTVIPWHVFDEAFSVHYTEGIGAPSKPIRLMVGLLILKQLENLSDEAVVLQWKRNPYYQAFCGMKEFQRRLPCHSTELVHFRKRIGAEGVERIFRMSVGLHGKAAQEDAVHIDTTVQEKNITYPTDSKLAIKIINRLNKLAKAHGIPQRRTFVKEVKSLRLDIRHFRHAKKRAKAKRALKRLRTIAGILIRELRRKLPQYCLFERYQQDFLLYERILKQQPKDTNKIYSLHEPQVYCVAKGKDHKQYEYGSKASIACTARNNIIVGVVNHEQNLHDSHTLPEILQHVETSRGKTAKQAVCDRGYRGKSEVNGTTIILPGKALKRDSRYQRDKKRKQCRRRAAIEPIIGHLKSDYRMARNYLKGAIGDQINLLMAACAWNLKQWLLAIFWLFFAAKHKAKISIAAGNS; encoded by the coding sequence ATGCTCACACCCAGCAAAACTTTTCATCAACCCAGTTTGTTTGAAACTGACCTGTTATTACAACTTGATCCTTCCGATCCGTTGCTCAAACTATCAACCGTTATCCCCTGGCACGTGTTTGACGAAGCGTTTAGCGTTCATTACACCGAAGGCATCGGCGCGCCCAGCAAACCCATTCGCCTGATGGTAGGATTGTTGATCCTGAAGCAACTGGAGAACTTGAGCGATGAAGCGGTAGTATTGCAGTGGAAGCGCAATCCGTACTACCAGGCTTTTTGCGGCATGAAAGAATTCCAACGCAGATTGCCTTGCCACAGCACGGAGCTGGTTCATTTTCGCAAGCGGATTGGCGCTGAAGGTGTTGAACGGATATTCCGGATGAGCGTTGGTTTGCATGGCAAAGCGGCGCAGGAAGATGCGGTTCATATTGACACCACAGTACAGGAAAAGAACATCACCTATCCGACAGACAGCAAGCTTGCAATCAAAATCATCAATCGCTTGAACAAGCTTGCCAAAGCGCATGGCATTCCCCAGCGGCGCACCTTCGTCAAGGAAGTCAAATCCCTGCGCCTGGATATTCGGCATTTTCGCCATGCCAAGAAAAGAGCCAAGGCCAAGCGTGCGCTGAAACGGTTGCGAACCATTGCGGGCATTTTGATACGGGAGCTCAGAAGGAAGCTGCCGCAGTACTGCTTGTTTGAACGCTACCAACAGGATTTTCTGCTGTATGAGCGTATTTTGAAACAGCAACCCAAAGACACAAACAAAATCTATTCCCTGCATGAACCACAGGTCTACTGTGTTGCCAAAGGAAAAGACCATAAACAATACGAATATGGCAGCAAGGCATCAATCGCCTGTACGGCGCGAAACAATATCATCGTCGGCGTGGTCAACCATGAACAAAACCTGCATGACAGCCATACGTTGCCGGAAATACTTCAGCATGTTGAAACATCGCGTGGCAAAACAGCCAAACAAGCAGTGTGTGATCGCGGCTACCGTGGCAAAAGTGAAGTCAATGGAACAACAATCATTCTACCGGGAAAAGCACTCAAACGAGACAGTCGCTACCAGAGAGACAAGAAGCGTAAACAATGCAGAAGGCGTGCAGCTATTGAGCCCATTATCGGCCACTTGAAATCGGACTATCGAATGGCAAGAAACTATTTGAAAGGCGCCATCGGTGATCAGATCAACCTGCTGATGGCTGCTTGCGCCTGGAATCTGAAACAATGGCTGTTGGCCATTTTTTGGCTGTTTTTTGCAGCAAAACATAAGGCAAAAATAAGCATTGCCGCCGGAAATTCCTGA